DNA from Chrysiogenia bacterium:
CGTCCCGCTCGGCCCGGGTGCTCTCGGCCACCACAAAGCCCTTCCCGCCCCGGTCGGCCAGGCGGACGTAGCCGCCCCGCGGCAGGGGCCCCACCCCGGCCAGGGCGCTGGAGGCTTCCAGCTCGTCCATGGAGCGGTCGTGGCCCTGTGAGAGCTCCAGGTAATCGGCCCGCGAGATGGCGAACTCGGGCAGCCAGCCCAGCAGGTCGTCGGGTCCCTGGATGGCTTCATCGAGCCGGCCACCCTCTGCCAGCTCGCGGAGCTGGTCTAGGCTGTAGGCGTTTTCAAGATTGTAGGGTCCCACCCGCGTGCGAACGAGCTCGCTCAGCAGGCCGCCCGTGCCCAGCAGCTTGCCCAGGTCGTGGGCCAGCGAGCGGACGTAGGTTCCCTTGGAGGCCTTGATCTCGACTTCGAGCTCCGGCGCTTCGTAGCGCAGGATGTCGAATCGCTCGATCCGGATTTTGCGGGCCCGCGACTCCATGTCGAAGGTCTCGCCCTTGCGCGCGCGCTTGTAGAGCGGCTTGCCCGAGACCTTGATCGCAGAGAAGATCGGCGGGGTCTGCATGAACTCGCCGCGGAAGTTCTCGTCGATGGCTTTTTCGATTTCCTCGCGCGTGGGAAACTCCGCGATGCCGTGATCGGTTACTTCACCGGTGCGATCATAGGTGTCCGAGGACTGCCCCAGCCGGATGACCGTGCGGTATTCCTTGTCGAGCCCGGTTACCAGGCCTGCCAGTTTCGTCGCCTTGTTCAGACAGATCGGCAACACGCCGGTGGCAAAGGGATCGAGCGTGCCGGTGTGGCCCGCCTTCTTGACCCGGAAGATCGTCTTGACGGCCTTGACCGCCTTGAACGAGGTCAGGTCGACCGGTTTGTCGAGGATAACGAGCCCGTGCAGGTCGTCCCGCTGGGCTCCACGTTCCTTGCTCATCGAGTCTGGATTCCTC
Protein-coding regions in this window:
- the truB gene encoding tRNA pseudouridine(55) synthase TruB yields the protein MSKERGAQRDDLHGLVILDKPVDLTSFKAVKAVKTIFRVKKAGHTGTLDPFATGVLPICLNKATKLAGLVTGLDKEYRTVIRLGQSSDTYDRTGEVTDHGIAEFPTREEIEKAIDENFRGEFMQTPPIFSAIKVSGKPLYKRARKGETFDMESRARKIRIERFDILRYEAPELEVEIKASKGTYVRSLAHDLGKLLGTGGLLSELVRTRVGPYNLENAYSLDQLRELAEGGRLDEAIQGPDDLLGWLPEFAISRADYLELSQGHDRSMDELEASSALAGVGPLPRGGYVRLADRGGKGFVVAESTRAERDVEESPWVLRPFRTFKNGTSLL